In a genomic window of Chaetodon trifascialis isolate fChaTrf1 chromosome 8, fChaTrf1.hap1, whole genome shotgun sequence:
- the snai1b gene encoding snail family zinc finger 1b, producing MPRSFLVKKYYSNKKPYYKENQLESQTAFVPESFPRAELPTQNNSSALTCYPTSPLFSSTDTLPAPLSPITPESPSPLGPLDLSSSPSSSSSSSSSEEEEDGGRTSDPPSPDIIQHIYHCLHCSNSYTSLTALSHHQVTHYAPLQQTPSLPTEVSARPAFHCKHCPKEYTSLGALKMHIRSHTLPCVCPTCGKAFSRPWLLRGHIRTHTGERPFSCQHCNRAFADRSNLRAHLQTHSEVKKYQCGSCARTFSRMSLLHKHNASGCCPAS from the exons ATGCCTCGGTCATTCCTTGTCAAGAAATATTATTCCAACAAGAAGCCATACTACAAGGAGAACCAACTGGAGAGCCAAACTG CCTTTGTCCCAGAAAGCTTTCCACGGGCTGAACTTCCAACTCAGAACAACAGCTCTGCCCTGACCTGCTACCCCACCAGCCCACTCTTCAGCAGCACGGACACCCTGCCTGCACCTCTGTCTCCGATCACCCCGGAGTCCCCTTCACCGCTAGGCCCTCTGGACCTCAGCAGCtctccctccagcagcagcagcagcagcagcagtgaggaagaagaggatggtGGACGTACCTCAGATCCTCCGAGCCCAGATATCATCCAGCACATCTACCACTGTCTGCACTGCAGTAACAGTTACACCAGTCTCACGGCACTGTCCCACCACCAGGTCACCCACTATGCTCCCCTGCAGCAGACACCCTCTCTTCCCACTGAAGTGTCTGCACGCCCAGCCTTCCACTGCAAACACTGCCCCAAGGAGTACACCAGTCTGGGAGCGCTGAAGATGCACATTCGCTCACACACGCTGCCCTGCGTGTGCCCCACCTGCGGGAAGGCCTTCTCCAGACCATGGCTGCTCAGAGGAcacattcgcacacacacag GTGAGCGCCCCTTCTCCTGTCAACACTGTAACCGGGCCTTTGCTGATCGCTCCAACCTGCGCGCCCACCTGCAGACCCACTCTGAAGTGAAGAAGTATCAGTGCGGCTCCTGCGCGCGGACCTTCAGCCGCATGTccctgctgcacaaacacaacgcCTCTGGCTGCTGCCCTGCCTCATAG